Proteins co-encoded in one Haloarcula pelagica genomic window:
- a CDS encoding redoxin domain-containing protein translates to MDLGFDIVDLGAADPPAEGEQAPDFTRPLVNDEYWEDVALSAVCAESDDPVVLVFHPMDGAFPATYVWNEIRDRGWHESATVVGLSISTPYAHKDLLDERSIGGDYRLYSDPGNGVAQEYGIAMDTDGMAGIEEPRPAVFVLDDDRTIEYAWVGQQWPSFPDYDTVEAQL, encoded by the coding sequence ATGGACCTCGGCTTCGACATCGTCGATCTTGGCGCGGCCGATCCGCCCGCCGAAGGCGAGCAGGCGCCCGACTTCACCCGGCCGCTCGTGAACGACGAGTACTGGGAGGACGTGGCGCTCTCGGCGGTGTGTGCCGAGAGCGACGACCCCGTCGTCCTCGTCTTTCACCCGATGGACGGGGCCTTCCCGGCGACGTACGTCTGGAACGAGATCCGGGACCGGGGCTGGCACGAGTCGGCGACGGTCGTCGGCCTCTCGATCTCGACGCCGTACGCCCACAAGGACCTGCTCGACGAGCGGTCGATCGGGGGCGACTACCGTCTGTACTCGGACCCGGGCAACGGCGTCGCCCAGGAGTACGGCATCGCGATGGACACCGACGGGATGGCCGGCATCGAGGAGCCCCGCCCGGCGGTGTTCGTCCTCGACGACGACCGGACGATCGAGTACGCCTGGGTTGGCCAGCAGTGGCCCTCCTTCCCCGACTACGACACGGTCGAAGCCCAGCTCTGA
- a CDS encoding glutaredoxin family protein has product MSEPAITLYRLQACPFCERVVRVLQEHGLEYRSRFIEPMHSERDVVKRLTGKRTVPAIVDENTGITMSESANIVEYLERTYGDEAQTANRGEA; this is encoded by the coding sequence ATGAGCGAGCCAGCGATCACCCTGTACCGGTTGCAGGCGTGTCCGTTCTGTGAACGCGTCGTCCGGGTACTCCAGGAACACGGCCTGGAGTACCGTTCGCGGTTCATCGAACCGATGCACTCCGAACGGGACGTGGTCAAGCGACTGACCGGCAAGCGGACCGTCCCGGCCATCGTCGACGAGAACACCGGGATCACGATGAGCGAATCCGCGAACATCGTCGAGTACCTGGAGCGGACCTACGGAGACGAAGCGCAGACAGCCAACAGGGGTGAGGCCTGA
- a CDS encoding hemolysin family protein, with the protein MALDPPVSFALASLLLQSVPVFGVEIPQNVIVGTGLVTIVVLIGLSAFFSSSEIAMFSLPAHRTEALVEDGIKGAKTLQQLKSDPHRLLVTILVGNNLVNIAMSSIATGLLGFYLSRGEAVLAATFGITAIVLLFGESAPKSYAVENTESWALTIARPLKFAEKALIPLILLFDYLTRIVNKITGGRSAIETSYVTREEIQDIIETGEREGVLDEEEREMLQRTLRFNNTIAKEVMTPRLDMTAVAKDDSVQEALETCIQSGHARVPVYEGSLDNVIGIAHIRDLVRDLNYGEAIAKDIALEDLIEPTLHVPESKNVDDLLTEMRKERMHMVIVIDEFGTTEGLVTMEDLTEEIVGEILEGEEEEPIEYVDDDTVVVKGEVNIEEVNEALELELPEGEEFETIAGFIFNRAGRLVEEGETITYDGVEIRVEQVENTRIMKARVARLDQDGGDATDPEEASTE; encoded by the coding sequence ATGGCCCTGGACCCACCTGTGTCGTTCGCGCTGGCTTCCCTGTTGCTCCAGTCAGTCCCGGTGTTCGGCGTGGAGATCCCACAGAACGTCATCGTCGGTACGGGGCTGGTCACGATCGTCGTTCTCATCGGGCTCTCGGCGTTTTTCTCCTCCTCGGAGATCGCCATGTTCTCGCTGCCGGCCCACCGGACCGAGGCGCTCGTCGAGGACGGGATCAAGGGCGCGAAGACGCTCCAGCAACTGAAGTCCGACCCGCACCGACTGTTGGTGACGATCCTGGTCGGGAACAACCTCGTCAACATCGCGATGTCCTCGATCGCGACGGGGCTGCTGGGCTTTTACCTCTCGCGTGGCGAGGCGGTGCTGGCCGCGACCTTCGGCATCACCGCGATCGTCCTGCTGTTCGGCGAGAGCGCCCCCAAGAGCTACGCCGTCGAGAACACCGAATCCTGGGCGCTGACGATCGCCCGGCCGCTGAAGTTCGCCGAGAAGGCACTCATCCCGCTGATCCTCCTCTTTGACTACCTCACCCGGATCGTCAACAAGATCACCGGCGGCCGGTCGGCGATCGAGACCTCCTACGTCACCCGCGAGGAGATCCAGGACATCATCGAGACGGGCGAACGCGAGGGCGTCTTAGACGAGGAAGAGCGGGAGATGCTCCAGCGGACGCTACGGTTCAACAACACCATCGCCAAGGAGGTCATGACCCCGCGGCTGGACATGACCGCCGTCGCGAAGGACGACTCCGTCCAGGAGGCCTTAGAGACGTGTATCCAGAGCGGCCACGCGCGAGTCCCGGTGTACGAAGGCAGCCTCGACAACGTCATCGGCATCGCTCACATCCGCGATCTGGTTCGGGACCTGAACTACGGCGAGGCGATCGCGAAAGACATCGCGCTCGAAGACCTCATCGAACCGACGCTGCACGTCCCCGAGTCCAAGAACGTCGACGACCTGCTGACCGAGATGCGCAAAGAGCGCATGCACATGGTCATCGTCATCGACGAGTTCGGGACCACCGAGGGGCTGGTGACGATGGAGGACCTCACCGAGGAGATCGTCGGCGAGATCCTCGAAGGCGAGGAGGAAGAACCGATCGAGTACGTCGACGACGACACCGTCGTCGTCAAAGGCGAGGTCAACATCGAGGAGGTCAACGAGGCGCTGGAACTGGAACTCCCCGAGGGCGAGGAGTTCGAGACCATCGCCGGCTTCATCTTCAACCGCGCGGGCCGACTCGTCGAGGAGGGCGAGACGATCACCTACGACGGCGTCGAGATCCGTGTCGAACAGGTCGAGAACACCCGGATCATGAAAGCCCGCGTCGCCCGCCTCGACCAGGACGGGGGCGACGCGACCGACCCCGAGGAAGCCTCGACCGAGTAA
- a CDS encoding SDR family oxidoreductase → MTLETPDLSGSTAFITGTTRGIGKAIALALAERGCNVVSTGKTSEEGDYGEERDLEGSIEQTAREVRERGAESLPIQLDVRDPEAVQAAADQAIDRFGTVDIVINNASAIQLATVEDLPPNRFDLLTEVNVRGTYLVSRAFIDHLKGVEEGWILTNAPPVTVDRSPGSGPYLWSKLGMSFVTLSLAGELSGHDIGCNTFWPVTAIDTRATRHFGLGTEDDWRTPDVVSDAVLQILRHDPAEFTGESLYDEDILRAAGVADFSEYNLTPGDPAPTSAQMIDPDYSRPE, encoded by the coding sequence ATGACACTGGAGACGCCCGATCTCTCGGGTAGTACGGCGTTTATCACCGGCACGACCCGCGGGATCGGGAAGGCGATCGCGCTCGCGCTGGCCGAGCGGGGCTGTAACGTCGTCTCGACGGGCAAGACCAGCGAGGAGGGCGACTACGGCGAGGAGCGCGACCTGGAGGGATCGATCGAACAGACCGCCCGCGAGGTCCGCGAGCGAGGGGCGGAGTCGCTGCCGATCCAGCTCGACGTGCGCGACCCCGAGGCGGTTCAGGCCGCGGCCGACCAAGCGATCGATCGCTTCGGCACCGTCGACATAGTCATCAACAACGCCAGTGCGATCCAACTGGCGACCGTCGAGGACCTGCCGCCCAACCGCTTCGACCTGCTGACGGAGGTCAACGTCCGCGGGACCTACCTCGTCTCGCGGGCCTTCATCGACCACCTGAAAGGCGTCGAGGAGGGGTGGATCCTGACGAACGCGCCGCCGGTCACCGTCGACCGGAGCCCGGGCTCGGGGCCGTACCTCTGGTCGAAACTCGGGATGTCGTTCGTCACGCTCTCGCTGGCCGGCGAGCTGAGCGGGCACGACATCGGCTGTAACACCTTCTGGCCGGTCACCGCCATCGACACCCGGGCGACCAGACACTTCGGGCTGGGCACCGAGGACGACTGGCGCACGCCCGACGTGGTCTCCGACGCCGTCCTCCAGATCCTCCGGCACGACCCCGCGGAGTTCACTGGCGAGTCGCTGTACGACGAGGACATCCTCCGAGCGGCCGGCGTCGCCGACTTCTCGGAATACAACCTCACGCCCGGCGACCCGGCGCCGACCTCGGCACAGATGATCGATCCCGACTACAGCCGGCCGGAGTAG